One window of Anaerolineales bacterium genomic DNA carries:
- a CDS encoding cupin, giving the protein MKIYDFGPDRGEKIEKFDSDFIFSKILRFNAEAKVSCFYLNPNGIVGYHQAITSQLFLVVQGNGWVRGDTSVRIPIAQYQAAFWKKDEWHEAGTETGLVAIVIEGDALNPFEYMQIHQLSSIPKGG; this is encoded by the coding sequence GTGAAAATCTATGACTTCGGACCGGATCGCGGTGAAAAGATCGAAAAGTTCGATAGCGATTTCATCTTCTCGAAGATCCTCCGCTTCAATGCGGAGGCAAAAGTAAGCTGCTTTTACCTCAACCCAAACGGAATTGTTGGATATCACCAGGCTATCACTTCTCAACTCTTTTTGGTCGTACAGGGAAATGGTTGGGTGAGGGGCGATACTTCCGTGAGAATTCCAATTGCCCAATATCAAGCCGCATTTTGGAAAAAAGATGAATGGCATGAGGCAGGCACAGAAACAGGGCTTGTGGCAATTGTGATCGAGGGTGATGCGTTGAATCCATTTGAGTATATGCAAATACATCAGTTGAGCAGCATTCCAAAGGGAGGATAG